The proteins below are encoded in one region of Phaseolus vulgaris cultivar G19833 chromosome 1, P. vulgaris v2.0, whole genome shotgun sequence:
- the LOC137816434 gene encoding methyltransferase-like protein 2 has product MEGEHNSHKLSSFYESGVYSFDDSNAVFVDSVRVLNRFYHRFSVSPSTYYSRFFKTQTTPNSVSSTVTSSLRKRKRRRRESRPLNERELIALQRHQEARPLLLAAHECLLKSTEVLNALKALKSESSCSTRECDGGQRSFVDLGHVAPQLEVTLSLRVSDTDADPHPLPKDLDDFPSGQCVQKVLRAFNNVVANDTQDDAVAEILSNPYIMPRESCFYMSDLGQIRNLIPAHADAGFNLIMVDPPWENASAHQKSRYQTLPNRYFLSLPIKQLTHTEGALVALWVTNREKLRSFIESELFPAWGVSYAATFYWLKVKENGSLICDLDLFHHRPYECLILGYSPGKVNNTDNLSEFKPVKNDRVIMSIPGDYSRKPPIADLLVEHVPGLKPPRCIELFAREILAGWVAWGNEPLYFQDSKYFVKKTVK; this is encoded by the exons ATGGAAGGAGAACACAACTCGCACAAGCTTTCGTCGTTTTACGAATCTGGTGTATACTCCTTCGATGATTCAAACGCCGTTTTCGTGGATTCCGTCCGCGTTCTCAACCGTTTTTACCACCGATTCAGCGTTTCTCCTTCAACATACTATTCTCGCTTCTTCAAAACCCAAACAACTCCCAACTCCGTCAGCTCCACCGTTACTTCCTCTCTCAGGAAACGGAAACGGAGACGCAGAGAATCTCGACCATTGAACGAGAGAGAGCTAATCGCTCTACAGCGTCACCAG GAAGCGAGGCCACTGCTGTTGGCGGCGCACGAGTGTTTGCTGAAATCGACTGAAGTGTTGAATGCTTTGAAAGCTCTGAAGAGTGAATCGAGTTGCTCAACGAGGGAGTGTGACGGTGGTCAACGCTCTTTCGTTGACCTGGGACACGTGGCGCCTCAACTTGAGGTAACGCTAAGCTTACGTGTCAGTGACACTGACGCTGACCCTCACCCGCTCCCAAAGGATCTAGATG ATTTTCCCAGTGGGCAATGTGTACAGAAGGTACTCCGTGCTTTTAATAATGTGGTTGCTAATGACACCCAAGATGATGCAGTAGCTGAAATTTTGAGCAATCCTTATATAATGCCTCGGGAGAGCTGCTTTTACATG TCTGATCTGGGACAGATTCGCAATCTAATTCCTG CTCACGCTGATGCTGGTTTCAACCTCATAATGGTGGATCCACCTTGGGAAAATGCAAGTGCCCACCAGAAATCAAG GTACCAAACCTTGCCCAACAGGTATTTTTTATCCCTTCCTATTAAGCAACTCACTCACACTGAAGGAGCACTTGTAGCCTTATGGGTGACCAACAGAGAGAAGCTACGTTCTTTCATTGAGAGTGAGCTTTTTCCTGCCTGGGGAGTCAGCTATGCTGCTACTTTTTATTGGTTAAAG GTGAAAGAAAACGGATCCTTGATTTGTGATTTAGATCTCTTCCATCATAGGCCATATGAATGCCTTATCTTGGGATATAGTCCTGGGAAG GTAAATAATACTGATAATCTATCAGAATTTAAACCTGTGAAGAACGATCGGGTGATTATGAGCATTCCCGGGGATTACTCAAGGAAACCCCCAATTGCAG ATTTATTAGTGGAGCACGTTCCTGGACTCAAACCTCCTCGATGTATAGAGCTATTTGCTAGAGAAATTTTGGCTGGATGGGTTGCTTGGGGAAATGAACCCCTCTACTTTCAAGATTCTAAATATTTTGTCAAAAAGACGGTTAAGTGA
- the LOC137815403 gene encoding calcium uniporter protein 4, mitochondrial-like, protein MAFQKLFSKRLLNSFKTNMSFERAIFSKAVRSPIVPHESFDHRGFLRPFFLFRQMPYRSSPAKLPEFPTLSIGQDLPEAPKNINNNASFADAAVPLTSDAVWGGGMSFEDVKSTRIVKMELVKRKLKNLTADTIQYSEFLQICVETCENPDQGAQIAKLLDDSGNVVVLGNFVFLNPARVKKSLEQILLADNDPKREEFKQMVKQINDKAMAQVQTELYFGLSFLTILTFGFGFYFWELLRWDVMGIICLFVVFSRPTSFYLYRLRVNQQRLMKTSNFDIDRYKELCKTFPESENLG, encoded by the exons ATGGCGTTTCAGAAGCTATTCTCCAAACGTTTGCTTAATAGTTTCAAGACAAACATGTCGTTCGAACGTGCCATCTTTTCTAAAGCTGTAAGGTCTCCGATTGTGCCGCATGAGAGTTTCGATCACAGAGGTTTTCTTCGGCCGTTTTTCCTCTTCCGGCAAATGCCATATCGTTCTTCTCCGGCGAAGCTGCCCGAGTTTCCCACTCTTTCCATCGGACAGGATCTCCCAGAGGCACCCAAAAATATTAACAACAACGCCAGTTTTGCTGATGCGGCGGTGCCACTCACCAGCGATGCGGTGTGGGGAGGTGGAATGTCCTTTGAGGACGTGAAGAGTACGAGGATCGTAAAAATGGAGTTGGTGAAGAGGAAGTTGAAGAATCTCACCGCAGATACGATTCAATACTCTGAGTTCTTGCAGATCTGCGTTGAGACGTGTGAGAATCCCGATCAAGGTGCACAGATTGCAAAACTATTGGATGACTCCGGAAATGTCGTCGTTTTGGGAAACTTTGTTTTCCTTAACCCGGCACGG GTGAAAAAATCATTAGAGCAGATATTATTAGCAGACAATGACCCTAAAAGGGAGGAGTTTAAGCAAATGGTGAAGCAGATTAATGACAAGGCCATGGCCCAGGTCCAAACTGAGCTTTATTTTGGATTGAGCTTTTTGACCATCCTTACCTTCGGCTTTGGGTTCTATTTTTGGGAGCTACTTCGGTGGGATGTGATGGGAATTATATGTCTTTTTGTTGTCTTTTCTAGGCCCACTAGTTTTTACTTATACCGATTAAGGGTCAACCAACAACGTTTGATGAAGACATCTAACTTTGACATAGATAGGTATAAGGAGTTATGCAAGACCTTTCCTGAGAGTGAGAATCTTGGGTGA
- the LOC137816435 gene encoding calcium uniporter protein 4, mitochondrial-like → MALQRLFSKRFLDSFKRKVSFERAIVSKVVPAPLVSQSSDDRGFLRQFFLLRQMVYHSGPAKVPEFLTLPVGEKLREMLKDINNSASFAPVTAAPMIGDAVCGAGMSVEDARKILRAAQMEKLKRNLRNVTESSVQYSEFLRLCIEACENHDQGTEFAKILDESGNVIVLGNSVFLRPEEVAKSIESLINQTIANPIDYRRKELEQMVKQKAMIDDKAKDQVRTELYFGLGFFTVQTLGFMRLTFWELSWDVMEPICFFVTSFGFALAYLFFLRTSIEPSFQGFFAHRFRINQKRLMKTHNFDMNRYNELYKACYSSFHAGPLFHPPKTLI, encoded by the exons ATGGCGCTTCAGAGGCTCTTCTCCAAACGTTTTCTCGACAGTTTCAAGAGAAAGGTGTCGTTTGAACGCGCCATCGTTTCGAAAGTCGTGCCGGCTCCTCTCGTGTCACAGAGTTCAGATGACAGAGGCTTTCTCCGGCAGTTTTTTCTCCTCCGACAAATGGTGTATCATTCCGGTCCGGCGAAGGTGCCGGAGTTTCTCACTCTTCCTGTCGGAGAGAAGCTCCGAGAGATGCTCAAAGACATCAACAACAGCGCCAGTTTCGCTCCTGTGACGGCGGCGCCAATGATCGGAGATGCAGTGTGCGGAGCCGGAATGTCCGTGGAAGACGCCAGGAAAATTCTGAGAGCCGCACAAATGGAGAAGTTGAAGAGGAATCTGAGAAATGTTACGGAAAGTTCCGTTCAGTACTCTGAATTCTTGCGTCTCTGCATTGAGGCCTGTGAAAATCATGATCAAGGTACAGAGTTTGCAAAAATATTGGATGAATCCGGAAACGTCATCGTTTTGGGAAACTCCGTTTTTCTCCGTCCGGAAGAG GTGGCAAAATCAATAGAGAGTTTAATCAATCAGACAATAGCCAACCCAATAGATTATAGAAGGAAGGAGCTTGAGCAGATGGTGAAGCAAAAAGCTATGATCGATGACAAGGCCAAGGACCAGGTTCGAACAGAACTTTATTTTGGCCTGGGTTTTTTTACAGTCCAAACTCTTGGATTCATGAGACTCACTTTTTGGGAGCTAAGTTGGGATGTGATGGAACCTATATGCTTTTTTGTTACCTCTTTTGGGTTTGCTCTGGCCTATCTTTTCTTTCTCCGGACCTCCATAGAACCATCCTTTCAAGGCTTCTTTGCTCATCGATTCAGGATAAACCAGAAACGTCTCATGAAGACACACAACTTTGACATGAATAGGTACAATGAGTTATACAAAGCATGTTATTCCAGTTTTCATGCTGGTCCACTCTTTCATCCTCCTAAGACACTCATTTAA